GCTAACTTTTTTACTTTTGTGCTTTTTTTGATTCAGATAAATTTGATTTATCTTCGTAGTTAGGTTGTTTTTGACCGGCGTTATTTTTTCTTCCACCATTTCCACGTCCCATTTCTTTCGCCTCCTTAAATTGTCATAAAAATATTTTATACAATTAAGGTCAGACTATCCCAATAAATTACAGGAAGAAAAAATAGATAACAAATTGGATAAATAGGATGATCCAATAACCAAAAACAAATGTTGGATGCTTTGTTTTATGTTTAAAATAATACATTCCTAAAATTGAACCAATCGAACCCCCGATAATTGCAAGTAAAAATAAGATACGTTCAGGAATTCTCCATGCTTTTCTTTTTGCCCTAGACTTATCAATTCCCATAATTGCGAATGAAACAATGTTGACAATTACTAAATAAAACATAAAATACCCTACCATTTGGATCCCTCATAAGACTCGTTTATTTTGAAATTTTTGCTATTTTGCTACGAGTTGTTTGTATTAAATCTTTTGCATTCAATTGAAGTTGTATACCTATTTTTCCACCGCTTACAATAATCTCTTCTATATTATTAACAGATTCTTCAATAAAAGTAGGGTATTGCTTTTTCATACCAATAGGTGAACATCCACCTCGAACATATCCTGTACTTGCTAAAAGGTCTTTCACTGGCAATAATTCTACTTTCTTTTCTCCAGCAGCTTTTGCTGCTAATTTTAAATCTAATTCTTTTTCGACTGGTATGACAAATACATAAATCGCCTTGGATGGACTGATGGATACAAGTGTTTTATAAACTAATTCAGGATCTTTATTTATTTTATTTGCTACTGATATCCCATCAATCAATCCATCATTCGAGTCATAAATTAAAGTTGTATAGTTAACTTTTTTTGAATCTAACATTCTCATTGCATTCGTTTTACTTACAGCCATTTTTACTCCTTTCAATGCTACAAACATAAAATATTTTTAGGCAGATATTGATTGTTTTTTATTTCGATTTTTAAGTTTTTGTTCAATGGATTTCATAAACGGTGTCGTTGAGACCGCAAATACGATACAAGCTAACCAAATAAATGAAAATGAGATAAAGTCTTTCTTTGAGAAACTTTCATCGTATACTAAAATC
This genomic interval from Gottfriedia acidiceleris contains the following:
- the ybaK gene encoding Cys-tRNA(Pro) deacylase, with translation MAVSKTNAMRMLDSKKVNYTTLIYDSNDGLIDGISVANKINKDPELVYKTLVSISPSKAIYVFVIPVEKELDLKLAAKAAGEKKVELLPVKDLLASTGYVRGGCSPIGMKKQYPTFIEESVNNIEEIIVSGGKIGIQLQLNAKDLIQTTRSKIAKISK
- a CDS encoding DUF1294 domain-containing protein, with product MFYLVIVNIVSFAIMGIDKSRAKRKAWRIPERILFLLAIIGGSIGSILGMYYFKHKTKHPTFVFGYWIILFIQFVIYFFFL